One Campylobacter concisus DNA segment encodes these proteins:
- a CDS encoding NAD(P)-dependent oxidoreductase: MKIAIIGANGKSGTNLVNEALKQGYDVTAIIRNKEYKNESVKVVYKDIFELTKADLAGFDAVISAFAAWSEETFPLHKKVAAHLVNLLEGTSTRLIVVGGAGTLFVDDKGTMLMDTPDFPAAYMGVAKATAESYFVLKGSANVLWTYVSPAADYDENGARTGKYMLGGDDLILNSQNESYISYADLALAIIDELKNKKFIQKRFTAVGERA; encoded by the coding sequence ATGAAAATAGCAATCATAGGTGCAAACGGCAAAAGCGGTACAAATTTAGTAAATGAGGCACTAAAACAAGGTTACGACGTCACAGCGATCATTAGAAACAAAGAGTATAAAAACGAAAGCGTAAAGGTCGTTTATAAAGATATTTTCGAGCTTACAAAGGCCGATCTAGCAGGCTTTGACGCCGTTATCAGCGCATTTGCAGCATGGAGCGAAGAAACCTTCCCACTTCACAAAAAAGTGGCCGCTCACCTAGTAAATTTACTAGAAGGCACTAGCACAAGACTCATCGTAGTTGGCGGCGCTGGCACGTTATTTGTTGATGACAAGGGCACTATGCTCATGGACACCCCAGACTTCCCAGCGGCATATATGGGCGTGGCAAAGGCTACGGCGGAGTCTTATTTTGTGCTAAAAGGTAGCGCAAACGTGCTTTGGACATATGTAAGTCCAGCAGCCGACTACGATGAAAATGGCGCTCGCACCGGCAAATACATGCTTGGCGGGGACGATCTCATACTAAACTCACAAAATGAGAGCTACATAAGCTACGCAGACCTTGCGCTTGCGATCATCGATGAGCTAAAAAATAAGAAATTTATCCAAAAGCGCTTCACTGCAGTTGGCGAGAGAGCGTGA
- a CDS encoding outer membrane lipoprotein mapA precursor, which yields MLRATLLAIFAAVFLTGCVAKASLCLSCEGIDGVQSASISSEDKTYFEEVMRIPADCSACRGRGDGVFINGVKYRSDVAINCCLEKNMIDINVGLKKVYFHRIVDARSSARSIYYTREDGSGVVFNSNPRLEVLFYMFLKRELNSRGIVVVDTQTSPYTYRLDFRFDELRGTYSRSSEILNGHLYGELVLSDINFKKRIPISTRHHVEELEASKSGQFDFFIALLVKQAAIKVADEITKL from the coding sequence ATGCTAAGAGCGACATTATTAGCAATTTTTGCAGCCGTCTTTCTAACTGGCTGCGTGGCAAAAGCTAGCCTTTGTCTATCGTGCGAGGGCATAGACGGCGTGCAAAGTGCAAGCATAAGTAGCGAAGATAAGACCTATTTTGAAGAGGTTATGAGGATCCCAGCTGACTGCAGCGCTTGCAGGGGCAGGGGCGATGGCGTCTTTATAAATGGCGTCAAGTATAGAAGCGACGTGGCGATAAATTGCTGCTTGGAAAAAAATATGATCGACATAAATGTTGGGCTAAAAAAGGTATATTTTCATAGGATCGTGGATGCTAGAAGCAGCGCAAGGTCGATTTATTACACAAGAGAAGATGGTAGTGGCGTAGTCTTTAACTCAAACCCACGCCTTGAAGTGCTCTTTTATATGTTTTTAAAACGTGAGCTAAATTCGCGTGGCATCGTGGTCGTGGATACGCAAACATCGCCTTATACATATAGGCTTGATTTTAGATTTGACGAGCTTAGAGGCACTTACTCAAGAAGCTCAGAAATTTTAAACGGACATCTATACGGCGAGCTCGTGCTTTCAGATATAAATTTCAAAAAACGAATTCCTATCTCGACTAGACACCACGTGGAGGAGCTTGAGGCGTCAAAAAGTGGTCAGTTTGACTTCTTTATCGCGCTTTTAGTCAAGCAAGCTGCCATAAAAGTGGCTGATGAGATCACTAAACTTTGA
- the lepA gene encoding translation elongation factor 4, with amino-acid sequence MKNIRNFSIIAHIDHGKSTLADRLIQECGAVSDREMSSQIMDTMDIEKERGITIKAQSVRLNYALNGQNFVLNLIDTPGHVDFSYEVSRSLASCEGALLVVDASQGVEAQTIANVYIALENNLEIIPVINKIDLPAADPARVKDEIEHIIGLDCSGAIEVSAKTGVGIKELLEAIIMRIPAPNGDASKPTKALIYDSWFDNYLGALALVRVYDGVISKNDEILVMGTGKKHIVLDLMYPNPIAPIKTKTLSAGEVGIVVLGLKNVSDVQVGDTITRSRNPLKEPVGGFERAKPFVFAGLYPIETDKFEDLRDALDKLKLNDSSISYEPETSVALGFGFRVGFLGLLHMEVVKERLEREFDLDLIATAPTVTYEVIQTDGLNLKIQNPSQLPPVNKIDSILEPYVKATIITPSEFLGNIITLLNNRRGIQTKMDYITTDRVLLEYDIPMNEIVMDFYDKLKSSTKGYASFDYEPSDYRVGDLVKLDVKVAGETVDALSIIVPESKAQTKGRDFVKAMKEIVPRQLFEVAIQASIGNKIIARETVKSMGKNVTAKCYGGDITRKRKLLEKQKEGKKRMKAIGKVNLPQEAFLSVLKID; translated from the coding sequence ATGAAAAACATTAGAAATTTTAGCATCATCGCTCATATCGACCACGGCAAAAGCACGCTTGCTGACCGTCTCATTCAGGAGTGTGGCGCTGTTAGCGACCGTGAGATGAGCTCGCAGATCATGGATACGATGGATATAGAAAAAGAGCGTGGCATTACGATCAAAGCCCAATCTGTCCGCCTAAACTACGCACTAAATGGGCAAAATTTTGTTCTAAATTTGATAGACACCCCAGGACACGTTGATTTTAGCTACGAGGTGAGCCGCTCTTTGGCTAGTTGCGAGGGCGCACTACTTGTCGTGGATGCTTCTCAGGGCGTGGAGGCGCAAACCATCGCAAACGTCTATATCGCACTTGAAAATAACCTAGAGATCATCCCAGTCATCAATAAGATCGACCTACCAGCGGCTGACCCTGCTAGGGTAAAAGACGAGATCGAGCACATCATCGGACTTGACTGCTCAGGAGCTATCGAAGTGAGCGCAAAAACAGGCGTTGGCATAAAAGAGCTGCTTGAAGCGATCATCATGAGGATCCCTGCACCAAATGGCGATGCTAGCAAGCCTACAAAGGCGCTCATTTACGATAGTTGGTTTGACAACTATCTTGGCGCGCTTGCTCTTGTGCGCGTTTATGATGGTGTAATTTCAAAAAATGATGAAATTTTGGTCATGGGCACGGGCAAAAAACATATCGTGCTTGACCTTATGTACCCAAATCCGATCGCACCGATCAAGACTAAAACGCTTAGCGCTGGCGAGGTTGGTATCGTTGTTTTGGGGCTTAAAAACGTTAGCGACGTGCAAGTTGGAGATACGATAACGCGGTCAAGAAATCCCTTAAAAGAGCCAGTTGGCGGCTTTGAGAGGGCTAAGCCGTTTGTATTTGCGGGACTTTATCCTATTGAAACTGATAAATTTGAAGATCTGCGTGACGCTCTGGATAAGCTAAAGCTAAATGACAGCTCCATTAGTTATGAGCCAGAGACCTCGGTCGCACTTGGATTTGGCTTTAGGGTTGGTTTTTTGGGTCTTCTTCATATGGAGGTCGTCAAAGAGAGGCTGGAGCGTGAGTTTGACCTTGATCTCATCGCCACAGCGCCGACTGTGACTTATGAAGTCATCCAAACTGATGGGCTAAATTTAAAAATTCAAAACCCAAGCCAGCTACCACCAGTCAATAAAATAGACTCTATCCTTGAGCCATACGTGAAGGCCACTATCATCACGCCAAGCGAGTTTTTGGGCAACATCATCACGCTTTTGAACAACCGCCGTGGCATACAAACAAAGATGGACTACATTACGACTGACCGCGTATTACTCGAGTATGACATACCGATGAATGAGATCGTGATGGACTTTTATGACAAGCTAAAATCAAGCACCAAAGGCTACGCGAGCTTTGACTACGAGCCTAGCGACTACCGCGTGGGTGATCTAGTAAAGCTTGATGTAAAAGTAGCTGGCGAAACGGTCGATGCGCTCTCTATCATCGTGCCTGAGAGCAAGGCGCAGACAAAGGGCAGGGACTTTGTAAAGGCGATGAAAGAGATCGTGCCACGTCAGCTCTTTGAGGTGGCGATACAAGCGAGTATCGGCAACAAAATCATAGCTCGTGAAACCGTAAAATCAATGGGTAAAAACGTCACAGCCAAGTGCTACGGCGGCGATATCACTCGTAAGAGGAAGTTGCTTGAGAAGCAAAAAGAGGGTAAGAAGAGGATGAAGGCGATAGGAAAGGTAAATTTGCCGCAAGAAGCCTTTTTGAGCGTTTTAAAAATAGACTAA
- a CDS encoding ComF family protein — MFCAFCKSFTLKTFCKTCSQILSEPSPVARELEGFKIYSFYGYSEIKELIYSKHQMHGLFIYKNLAKFAFKKFAKSFSFPEQIYALPIDDRVHHGYSHTAILANELRAKNLKPIFHALHATSNVSYSGKDLKFRQNNPRNFKILKKITAPVILIDDIVTTGTTILEARDTLQKAGVDVLFALVLADARN, encoded by the coding sequence ATGTTTTGTGCGTTTTGCAAGAGCTTTACGCTAAAGACATTTTGTAAAACCTGCTCGCAAATTTTAAGCGAGCCAAGCCCTGTGGCAAGAGAGCTGGAGGGCTTTAAAATTTATAGCTTTTACGGCTACTCTGAGATCAAAGAGCTCATCTACTCAAAGCACCAAATGCACGGACTTTTTATCTATAAAAATTTAGCCAAATTTGCTTTTAAGAAATTTGCTAAAAGCTTTAGCTTTCCAGAGCAAATTTATGCTCTGCCGATAGATGATAGAGTGCATCATGGCTACTCGCACACGGCTATTTTGGCAAATGAACTTCGTGCTAAAAACCTTAAACCCATCTTTCACGCCCTGCATGCGACAAGCAACGTCAGCTACAGCGGCAAGGATCTTAAATTTAGACAAAACAATCCAAGAAATTTTAAAATTTTAAAAAAGATCACGGCGCCAGTTATCTTGATAGATGACATCGTAACCACTGGCACAACGATACTAGAAGCTAGAGATACGCTCCAAAAAGCAGGCGTTGATGTGCTTTTTGCGCTTGTTTTAGCAGATGCTAGAAACTAA
- a CDS encoding YajG family lipoprotein, producing the protein MSKFKFLAIFGLFVLFLSGCAPTQTVVAFDPYKTAASQQANGLEVYISAVHDNRKNKSTIATITDGRGTVKEYVVLQNDLATYFSDSLKRELAARGANVNGMGGVVVEVFINEFEANMSGYNSDNTRGKIKITLKIQKGDQSIIKNISNNQTKFELVRTGGAFKPFLTDIINDAVKRSAIAILNS; encoded by the coding sequence ATGAGTAAATTTAAATTTCTAGCTATCTTTGGACTTTTTGTCCTATTTTTGAGCGGTTGTGCGCCTACTCAGACAGTAGTTGCCTTCGATCCTTACAAAACTGCTGCAAGTCAGCAAGCTAACGGCCTTGAAGTCTATATAAGCGCGGTGCATGATAATCGCAAAAACAAAAGCACTATTGCAACTATAACCGATGGTAGAGGCACTGTAAAAGAGTATGTCGTGCTTCAAAACGATCTTGCGACTTACTTTAGCGACTCTCTTAAAAGAGAGCTTGCAGCACGTGGCGCAAATGTAAATGGCATGGGTGGCGTTGTGGTTGAAGTTTTCATAAACGAATTTGAAGCAAATATGAGCGGATATAACAGCGACAACACAAGGGGCAAGATAAAGATCACTCTTAAAATCCAAAAAGGCGATCAAAGCATCATCAAAAATATCTCAAACAACCAAACCAAATTTGAGCTAGTTCGCACTGGCGGAGCATTTAAGCCATTCTTAACAGACATCATAAATGACGCTGTTAAGCGCTCTGCGATCGCTATCTTAAATAGCTGA
- a CDS encoding ABC transporter six-transmembrane domain-containing protein, producing MQNNTFKTLKSIATEHNKKLILTFALVLAENGLFLAYPIFASFAINAIMQGNTLNALIYALFVLVAWLVGAIRRRVDTQVFANIYAKLAVNVIMNEKQNAKDDSAIIARVALSREFVNFFETHFPMFFTSVISIIGSAFMLIFVEPKVAVACFVVMTFFLIFLPRYIKKNDDLYLRLNDRLEKEAKVIGVFNKSTLNRHYDVVSKFRIAISNREAMSYFIISLDDSPKLIEEFSNLKDIGKRVDAQKKDNDAQQERS from the coding sequence TTGCAAAATAACACCTTTAAAACGCTAAAGAGCATAGCGACCGAGCACAACAAAAAGCTCATTTTAACCTTTGCTTTAGTGTTAGCAGAGAACGGACTTTTTCTAGCATACCCGATATTTGCGAGCTTTGCGATCAATGCAATCATGCAAGGAAATACGTTAAATGCCCTCATTTACGCACTTTTTGTGCTCGTAGCGTGGCTTGTAGGAGCCATTAGGCGCCGCGTGGATACGCAAGTTTTTGCAAATATCTACGCAAAGCTTGCTGTAAATGTCATCATGAATGAAAAACAAAATGCCAAAGACGACTCCGCCATCATCGCCAGAGTAGCGCTCTCGCGAGAGTTTGTAAATTTCTTTGAGACGCATTTCCCTATGTTTTTTACATCGGTTATTTCGATCATCGGCTCAGCGTTTATGCTCATCTTTGTCGAGCCAAAGGTCGCTGTGGCGTGCTTTGTAGTGATGACCTTTTTTCTTATATTTTTACCAAGATATATCAAGAAAAATGACGACCTTTATCTTCGCTTAAATGACCGCCTAGAAAAAGAGGCAAAGGTGATAGGTGTTTTTAATAAAAGCACGCTAAATAGGCACTATGATGTCGTTTCTAAATTTCGTATAGCGATCTCAAACAGGGAAGCGATGAGCTATTTTATTATCAGTCTTGACGACTCGCCAAAGCTCATCGAAGAGTTTTCAAATTTAAAAGATATCGGTAAGAGGGTCGACGCCCAAAAGAAGGACAATGATGCACAACAAGAGCGTTCTTAG
- a CDS encoding 2-hydroxymuconate tautomerase family protein, translating to MPFVKICVTKENDSPSVEQKEKMISGVTKLISEILGRSAQNTVVIIDEIDTNNYGIAGESVKNLRKKQKEQKEVKC from the coding sequence ATGCCATTTGTGAAAATTTGCGTGACAAAAGAGAATGATAGCCCAAGTGTGGAGCAAAAAGAGAAGATGATAAGCGGAGTTACAAAACTAATAAGCGAAATTTTAGGTAGAAGCGCTCAAAATACCGTTGTCATTATCGATGAGATCGATACGAACAACTACGGCATCGCTGGCGAGAGCGTGAAAAATCTCCGCAAAAAACAAAAAGAGCAAAAGGAAGTGAAATGCTAA
- a CDS encoding cation diffusion facilitator family transporter — translation MMHNKSVLRNSFFLIFTFMIVEAVFGFVSNSLALISDAFHMLSDAAALFLSLVAFKIAEKRANLQKTFGYKRVEIIAAFINAIALIALAIFVVVEAIIRLFNEPEIKAETMLFVSILGLVINLVVAIYMHKSADTKENLNMKGAYLHVLGDTLGSVGAIVAALLVMKFDFTQADSIASIFVSILIIKSGASLLKDSFNILIEAVPLKLDTDEILGVIKGVDGVKIVHDLHIWAINAGTNALIAHVVVDDALSVAEISKMIKRIEHELSHVGIGHVTLQFESESLGHKDDLICELKSEHKDEHFGHHH, via the coding sequence ATGATGCACAACAAGAGCGTTCTTAGAAATTCGTTTTTTCTAATTTTCACGTTTATGATAGTTGAGGCCGTTTTTGGCTTCGTTTCAAACTCGCTTGCGCTTATTAGCGACGCATTTCACATGCTCTCAGACGCCGCGGCTCTCTTTTTGTCGCTGGTCGCTTTTAAGATCGCAGAAAAAAGGGCAAATTTGCAAAAGACTTTTGGCTACAAAAGGGTCGAGATAATCGCTGCTTTCATAAATGCTATCGCTCTTATCGCGCTTGCTATCTTTGTCGTAGTTGAAGCGATCATTAGGCTTTTTAACGAGCCAGAGATCAAAGCTGAAACGATGCTTTTTGTTAGTATTTTGGGGCTTGTGATAAATTTAGTCGTGGCTATTTACATGCACAAAAGTGCTGATACAAAAGAAAATTTAAACATGAAAGGTGCTTATCTGCACGTGCTTGGTGACACGCTTGGCTCGGTTGGAGCGATCGTTGCAGCGCTTCTTGTGATGAAATTTGACTTCACGCAGGCTGACAGCATCGCAAGTATCTTTGTATCGATACTCATCATAAAAAGCGGTGCTAGCTTGCTAAAAGATAGCTTTAATATCCTAATCGAAGCTGTGCCGCTTAAGCTTGATACTGATGAAATTTTAGGCGTTATAAAGGGCGTAGATGGCGTTAAAATCGTGCATGATCTGCATATATGGGCGATAAATGCCGGCACAAATGCGCTCATAGCTCATGTAGTGGTGGATGACGCGCTAAGCGTAGCTGAAATTTCAAAGATGATAAAGCGCATCGAGCACGAGCTTTCTCACGTTGGCATCGGCCACGTCACGCTTCAGTTTGAGAGCGAGAGCCTTGGGCACAAAGACGATCTCATCTGCGAGCTAAAAAGCGAGCATAAAGACGAGCACTTTGGGCATCATCACTAA
- a CDS encoding Rrf2 family transcriptional regulator, with product MQVGIKFSTAIHALLCAKFFENEKVTSEFIASSINTNPVIVRKLLGVLKAAGLVNVAAGVGGVSLAKEPKDINLLEIFNAVNNKEKLFKIHSDSPKACPLGGRIEELLGGHFLRAQTALENELKSVTLQDLLDELAR from the coding sequence ATGCAAGTTGGCATTAAATTTTCAACCGCAATACACGCGCTTTTGTGTGCTAAATTTTTTGAAAATGAGAAGGTTACAAGCGAATTTATAGCTAGCAGCATAAATACAAACCCAGTTATCGTTAGAAAGTTACTTGGCGTCTTAAAGGCTGCAGGGCTCGTAAATGTCGCAGCTGGAGTTGGTGGAGTGAGCCTTGCAAAAGAGCCAAAAGATATAAATTTACTTGAAATTTTTAACGCAGTAAATAATAAAGAAAAACTTTTTAAAATTCACTCTGATTCACCAAAGGCCTGCCCGCTTGGTGGCAGGATAGAGGAGCTTTTAGGCGGACACTTTTTAAGGGCACAAACTGCGCTAGAAAACGAGCTAAAAAGCGTTACTTTGCAAGACTTGCTAGACGAACTTGCAAGGTAA
- a CDS encoding cupin domain-containing protein: MKNYQVAKITNEPRVELKEALNLTGCEVSINELPANVSVPFVHAHKQNEELYIIIEGDGELFIDGEVIKVSKGDAVRIDPDGKRCFRAGKNGIKMICIQTKRGSLEQYTMSDGVIVDDVKPSWL, from the coding sequence ATGAAAAATTATCAGGTTGCAAAGATCACAAACGAGCCAAGAGTTGAGCTAAAAGAGGCTTTAAATTTAACTGGCTGTGAGGTATCTATAAACGAGCTTCCAGCAAACGTGAGCGTGCCATTTGTCCATGCGCACAAGCAAAACGAGGAGCTTTACATCATCATTGAGGGCGATGGCGAGCTTTTCATCGACGGCGAAGTGATAAAAGTAAGCAAAGGCGACGCGGTGCGCATAGATCCAGATGGCAAAAGGTGCTTTAGGGCTGGCAAAAACGGCATCAAAATGATCTGCATCCAAACAAAACGCGGTAGCCTAGAGCAATACACAATGAGTGACGGCGTGATAGTTGATGACGTAAAGCCAAGCTGGCTCTAA